A stretch of DNA from Mastomys coucha isolate ucsf_1 unplaced genomic scaffold, UCSF_Mcou_1 pScaffold8, whole genome shotgun sequence:
GCTACTTATATTGTAGTTTTCTTTAAGTACTCTGTGAATgttattaattaaaatacttaataatATACAAGGACATATAGTTTAAAAAAAGTCAGAACAGCAACTCGATGAACCTGAAAACTCTCCTTCGTCTGAACCTTTGAGCTCTTGAGTTAAGTGCACACTCATCACTTGCTCATCCCGTTCATTTCCTTCAGCTGCTTCTCTGTATCAACAGGCTCTACACCTATAAATTCAACTAATTGAAGATCACAGTGTTTTAATTACATCTGTACTAAACATACATAGACTTTATTCCTTGTCATTCCCCCAAACAATACCATATCACAactttgtatataaatatttatattttattggttattgtaAGTAGCCTTGAGGTTATTTATAGTATTtggaaaaagaatataaatctaGATAATTTTATATGGAAGACTATGGGGTCATTGAGTTAATTCCCTTCTGGGTTATACCAGAAAACATCATAATCCCTGGCTTTCTGAAGTATATCTATAAGATAAACTCAGGAATGATGGGGAGTTGAAAGGGGCTGGGCCCATCTACTCATAAATGGGGAGTTTAGGCAACCTCTTTCTTGGTGCTTACCTGACATGAAAAGCAGAAGACAAGGAGAGTCATCATTTCTGGGAGCCAGCCAGGTAGAAGAAATAGAGACTAAATCCCAGGAGACATTGCAGAccagagataaagagagacattGTATTTTGAGTTAGATGGGAAGTGACATTGGAGTTTAAGCAAGAATATGCTGTAATCTGATCTATACTCTTAGTGAGACCACTCATTTTTATGGCAAGAATAGCTTGGGGGCCAGTTGGGAACAGACGAGAAAGACTACTTAAATGAGTCTGCTGCAGAAATCAAGGTGTGACCTGCTGGCAGCTTGGTATGCTGGGGTTAGTTTCACAGGTTAGAGATACATTTTGAGAAAAGACTTGCTAACAAAGATGAAGAGGGAAAGAGTGGGGGGCTGTGTTTATGAGTTGGTTTTGTGTAGAACAATTCAGTAGATATTGAACTACTGATTAGAGAATTGCAGAAAAGGGATAGGGTAAGGGCTGTGGATGGCAGGAGTTCTACAAAGATTCTATTTGGGAATGTTGCTTAGACGTATCTAATAATAGGTAATCACACATAAGTATTCAGAAAACATTTAGGGCTGGAGCCATTTAGGAGTGAGCCTGTAAATTGGGCATTGTAAATCTTACAGTTGAGTGAACTCATCttaggaaggagaaaaacaaagaaaatagggCAGGAGGCAGTTATTGAGCACATCCCCATATAAAGGCAGGAGAGCATAGAAGGTTTAAGAAAGGCCCTGAGGAAGGGAAGTGACCAGGAGACTGTCCCCACAGGACTGCATGAGAACACTGTCGTGGGAATGTGGAGTTAGTCTATAAATCGTCACACAGAATAGACAAAGAAAACTATTGTTCTGTATATTCTACTTCATTCTTATTCAAAAATAAGTCCAATTGCatcttatatttgtttatttacaaagtTGAAAGGCTGCCTTATGACAACATTAATGCTAAATTAGTTCTCATATGTGACACATCCTATTAAATCTGACAgcactttttaaaagacacaCTAAGAAGTCACATTACTGAAAAGACAATTCCCAGATTTATGGGCAGACATTTTTTATTCTAGCCTTAAGTATTTTTAGTGTGTAGAAGGAAGACTTAccaaatgggctgagaaaggaaaattcaGGAGTAAACTGACTAAAACTCAcctaaaatctattttataaagtatgaaactgccaataaaataattttaagtccTTTTGGTTTATCATAATCCCATAGATTTGTGTAGCAAGTAGGTTATTGACCTGGACATTCTAGGAATTGTAGTTAAGGGTAGGAAATATTACACTTGGGAAAAAGCCCTCTAACAGATACATAAGGAACCTTTAGTTTGTGACTTAGTTTTATTGGTTTGAGGGGATTTCAAGGACCTTGAACAAATAGTTCTTCAGGAAAGCTGGCATATACAAGAACTAAACTTGcttatcaaaaaagaaataaaagacaagaaaatcaaaattaatagtAATTGTACAGATGCTTTCTGCTACTTGCTGAGAGCTTTTAACTTGCCACTAGggtcctgtttgttttctgtttaaataGAAGTGACTAGGTATTTTTCACTGTGATTCAGCAGCACTGGACGTGGCTGAGTAGGTGAAAGGCCTTGCTCTGCAAGCCTGGAGATTTGAGTTGGTCCTCAGAATGCAtacaaaggtagaaggagagaactgactccacaaagctgtccttcATATAAGTATTGTAGCATGTATTAGcttataaaattaaatacctaCAAAAATCAAATATTAAGGTAAACATATGTGAAAGAACATTAGGACTTTTGTCTTCTGAGACTAGCCTCcttcatttaatattttccagttccatctattttcctacaaatttcatttttcttaacaacTGAGTAAAATCCTACTATGCTCTCAGGTGCATGTCCGCACCACATTTCACTATCCATTCTTTAAAGAAGGTAAACAGCTAGACTATCTTCATTTCCTTGCTACAGTGAGTAGGGTAAGAGTAAAGtaaagacagggtgtctctgagGTAGAATGGAGGATCCTTCGGGTATATTGCCAGGAGGATCATAAAAAAGCTTTAtgggcatatgtagcagaggatggccttgtctggcatcagtaggagaagaggcccttggttctgtgaaggctcagtgtcccagtgtagaggaatgccagggtggggaggtggaagtgggtgggtgggtaggggagcaccttcatagaagcagggggaaggggcataggatagagggtttccagaggggaaactgggaaaagggataacatttgaaatgtaaataaaatatccaagaaaagggaaaaaaaaaagctttatgtAGCCTGTTTTATATAGCCAACAAAAATGTTCATGCTTTCTTCATACCCTGTTCCAGGTGGCCAATCTGAACCCTAAGGACCTCTCCTATACTTTAAAAGATTATGTATTCAAGGAGCTCCAGCGAGACTGGCCAGGTTACagtgaaacagacagacagacattggaTTCGGTGCTCTCTAGGTAAGTTtccattttgtctttaaaaatggtACAAATAAGTAATATTCTGGTCAGTGTTGTTTTACTGTTGAGGTGGAAACAAGAAGCAGGGATAGCTTTGTGttatgtgtatttcagagtcctCTGTATTACTTGGACAATGTGTTTCCTTTACAGAAAACTAAATCCATCTCAGAATGCTGGCACTAGCCGGTCAGAGTCTCCCATGTGTTCCAGCAAAGATGCTGCCTCATCTCCTCAGGTATGCAGTAAGCTATGAAGTCACAGCCTGCCATGCAGCTCAGTGCACTCCCTCTCCGATTGTGAGGGAGGGAAACTGCACAGAGCACCTGCCTTAGAATCATCTCAGTGTGACATCTCAAACGGTTTTTGTGTCCTGGCTGCTTTAGGCCAATCCTGGCAGAAGCCTCTCTATTAACACAGTACCTCCTCTCTGTGTACCCTACTCTGAAGAACTAGGGGAAAGCAGACAGATGTGTGGAGAACACAAGCAAGAGACTAGCTATGAGTCAAAGTGCTAGAAACCAACTGTGGGGAAGGCAGTGGGAGAAAGGGAGCAGGCCCATCTATGGAGACTTTGTTTTAATGCCTTCAACAATGAAGCTGCTCCTATGCTGCTCGAAGTCCACATGGGCGCTAAAGTGAGAACAGAATGAACTAATGGGTTAACTGTTATATTCTTTTAAGTCCAGATACAAAATATGTAACTGTAGCTTGTATGTTTATGCTTTTCAactattcattttcctttttaacttaCATAATGTTATTGTGATAATATATcaaggtttttaaagtatgtctacCTCATTTAAAGTGAGCCAGTTATGAAAACTCAATTTACAACATTGTGAACATATATATACAGTGAAAAACTAAAATGGCATTTTAGCAATTATCATTAGCTGAGTCTAAAGGATGGGCTAATTATAGGCTGGTTAAACTGATAAGTGACTACAAACATGTTCACAACTGGAACATTTCTAGTCACTTAGCCTTCCCAGTGCTCACAAAGTTAGATGGTGTAGACCGCTTTCTCCTTTCGCCTGCTAAACTAGGCCACCTGCAGCCAATCTAGAGGCTGCTTGCTTCTGCTTAGCTAAGGGCTAGAAGAAGATCACACTAGGGGAAAGCCCTCTAACAGATACGTGAGGGACCTTTAGCTTGCGATTTACTTTATTGCTTTGAGAGGACTTGCCTTGGCTGGTCTAATGTACATAAGTCAGAAGAGTCTCTGGGGTTTAGGGAGCCTGCAAGATCGAAAAACACTATTTGGCACTGTTCCTCTATTCTACTTTTGACAGAGGAACTAAAATTGGATTTCCATTTGGTTTGGGAGTtcttagaagtgtgtgtgtgtgtgtgtgtgtgtgtgtgtgtgtgtgtgtgtgtgtgtgtgtgtgttgtgttgttggTTGTGGTTTCATTTTGACTGAGCTTTCGAGTCTGCTATGATGAGTAAGCTGCTTAGCTGTCAAACCTTATCCTTTTCTTCCCAACCCCTCAGAAACGACCTTTGGATTCAGATTTCATTGATCCTTTAATGAACAAAAAAGCTCGAATATCTCACCTGACAAACAGAGTCCCACCAACATTAAATGGCCATTTGAATTCCACCAGTGAAAAATCTTGTGCAGGCCTCCTACCGCCCCCTGCAGCTGCTgccatccccagcccctcaccaCTGCCTTCAacccacctgcctgtctccaatCCTCCCCAGACTGTAAATTCCAACTCCAATTCCCCTAGCACTCCAGAAGGCCTGGGGACTCAAGACCTACCTGTTGACAGTTTTAGTCAAAATGGTAGCATCTTTGAGGACCAGCAAGACAAATATACCTCAAGGACTTGTCTGGAAACATTACCCCCTAGCTCAGCTCTGCTAAATTGTCCAAAGCCCATGGAAGAGGAGCATCCAGTGTCTCACAAAAAGTCCAAAAAGAAGTCtaaaaaacacaaggaaaaggaCCAAATAAAGAAACATAACATTGAGACCgcggaagaaaaggaggaagaccTTCAGAGAGAAGAAACTGCCAAGCTGAGTAACACCAGTCCAAATCCCaatgaaggtattttatatttgtttaaatgggaaaagaaaaaaaaaaaagcctgctttctttctgtgttaaaTGAGGTGGAAGAACATGCTACTATGAGTTGTAGATGATGCTGTCTAGAATAAAGATTTTTAAGCAAATGACTTATTTAACTAACTTTAATATTGTGCTTTTGTAGCACATTTTTTTTCACcttgtagtgtagtgtagtgtagtttTATCACTTTAGTCTTTCTTTAGCTAAGTATTAAACATGActtttatatgcatatttatactgGCATTGTAAAGTGACCTTGCCATTCTCCAAAGACTCCCCTTTGctattcttttccttctctgtcataCTGTATAACATTCCTATAACAGGTACatgccatttttttaattgacttaaaCAGATACACAGTAGGCAATAGAAATatctattcctttctttctgagacacaAGAGGCATCCCTGCTATAATTTAAGATTAGCACAGAAAGACCGTCAAGCTCTTTGTAAAAATTCTTTGGTCATTTGCAATAAAAGTAATTTCCTGACTATTTTTATGTTGGTAGAGATAAGGGTAGTTTTGTTAGGAAACTGACATCATTTGTTCCTTGCTCCTTACACTGACCATCTGAAGTCCTGAGGTTTAGCTGACCATTTCTGCCAGAGGGAAGACACTATTTTCCCCTAGTCATTATTTTCCCCTAATAAAGTTTGCAGAAGAGGAGCTCCAGTGAGATACAGTGGACCTGGATTGGATGTATTGCATGGCAACGCATATCCTGTAAATCAGCATAACATTAAAGAATGGTCAAAGTATAAGTTATTTTCCCCACCTACACTACTCTTCGGACTTAAATATGTCAAGTCAGGATAAGCCATAAAGTAAAACTTCATGTTTAGAGTTAATAAGCTAGATTCCTGTTACCTCTGTTTTCTACACGCCTACCGTCACTGGTGACTCAAGAAGATGGGTTCCAGTGTGCTGAGACTTCCCAGAGAAACTTGTGTGTTCTCTGGAGTAGAGACCTAACTAaacctgtgtcttttttttttttttttttttttttgtgataggaAAACTTATTAGAACCAAGTGTGATCTTCACAAGTGGAGGGCAGAtccaaacccatgtcctctgtaTCTGGTAGAACTGGTTTGGTATTTAGGGCAAAGACCAAGGGTTCTATACTTGATGCTCTTCCTTGAACACTCTTGTGGCCACAGCTGAGTCAAATTTATATAGGTGAACAATAAGCCAAATAgtttatttagtatattttacCTTTCAAAAGACTGATAAATTGTCAAATATTCACATTTACTTTGTAGTAAACATATGTTTTGCCAGCAAATTAGAGTTAGAATTATTAAGGATGccttgaattaaaatttaaaaaaaggaaaaaaacttaaTAAATTGTCTAAACATAGCCCCTGGAAGCTGTGATATTGAGAATTTACCCACTGTTAACAATGTGGCTACagcattttttattgtttacCCTTAAATCATCTGTCTAGTGCTATGAGAGCCACAGGTTTGAGGGGTATGCATACACTTTCATTAATGCCTTGAGAACCAATGAAGAAACATCCTACTCAGTACCATTACCTGGCTAAAGTGTGACAGCAAAAACAGTGCCACCCAAACAGCCTGcttcctggcttttttgtttcctttttgcctTGTTTGAATCCCAGGAAAAGTAGATGCTGATTTCAAAATTGTATCTCCCCTTTGTCTGGCTGCATCTGCCACCACAGTCTTGGAATTGCCAAGTAGCAGATGCTACAAGTGTTGATGAAAGAATAGAAGACTGACCTTGGGTTAAGATGGAATTCCTTTATTGTGCAGACTCTGCAGTAGCCAGGGGTGTTTTAAATGCCTGGTGTCAGCTCTGCTGGCCCTGGGTGCAGGCCTCCATTGTTTGTGCTCCATTGTAGCCCTTGCTTATtgaggtggaagaaaagaatttgAGGAAAAGTGTTCCAGATGTTtctaatgtattttaaacttagAGGCATTTGATAACCATACTGGTTGATGaatgctctgatttttttttccccttcatagGAGTTAAAGAAGGGTGCACGGTCTCCACGGAGCCTTCTTCAGCACTTGAACTCCCAGATTATTTGATGTAAGTTTTCTGTCTTCTAATGGAGAGAGAGCTGTTTAATTTTAGAAAGTTCGCAAGTTATTTTCCCATAATTTGCAAAGCAAAAAagcagaaaattccagaaatagaGTCTTGGAGCCACCTCTGCAATTGAAAGGCTGCCACTGAGCCTGCTGTCCCAGATCCACGGTCTGCAGGAGCAGCTTGTGCCTCCCCTGTGCAGGGCAGTGCTCATTGGCTTTTCAGTACAGAGAAGCTTGTCCTTTGTTCCAGGGCCAGGGTGAACATCTAAGTCTTCGAAGCTGACAGTCCATCCATGCACAGCCCCTAGAGGGGCCCAGAGTGCTCACGGGGCCTGAACCTCTGCACTGAacaaggcagagaggcagaggttcgtttttatgtaaataaaggGCTTTCtctcaaattaattttaagaGGAAAGAATAGTAAATTTGGCTCATTTCCC
This window harbors:
- the Ell2 gene encoding RNA polymerase II elongation factor ELL2 isoform X4 → MIPSVKSTTLTSTCQTWGKITLRAALTASSKHSRGKRVQIRKAPQAISDTVPERKRSMPMNPANTIRKMHSGSSISQRPYRDRVIHLLALKAYKKPELLARLQKDGVNQKDKNSLGTILQQVANLNPKDLSYTLKDYVFKELQRDWPGYSETDRQTLDSVLSRKLNPSQNAGTSRSESPMCSSKDAASSPQKRPLDSDFIDPLMNKKARISHLTNRVPPTLNGHLNSTSEKSCAGLLPPPAAAAIPSPSPLPSTHLPVSNPPQTVNSNSNSPSTPEGLGTQDLPVDSFSQNGSIFEDQQDKYTSRTCLETLPPSSALLNCPKPMEEEHPVSHKKSKKKSKKHKEKDQIKKHNIETAEEKEEDLQREETAKLSNTSPNPNEGVKEGCTVSTEPSSALELPDYLIKYIAIVSYEQRQNYKDDFNAEYDEYRALHARMETVARRFIKLDAQRKRLSPGSKEYQNIHEEVLQEYQKIKQSSPNYHEEKYRCEYLHNKLAHIKRLIGEFDQQQAESWH